One genomic window of Manduca sexta isolate Smith_Timp_Sample1 unplaced genomic scaffold, JHU_Msex_v1.0 HiC_scaffold_1364, whole genome shotgun sequence includes the following:
- the LOC119191338 gene encoding sialin-like, with protein MTSHIEESPIINSDIEHDVTSSRRNLVEDECVEETTGWIKCRTVLGIMGFLGFAVVYAMRVNLSVAIVAMVNSTTPQTNSSLDVCPAPIPTNTSTPTRPGDFNWSVQQQGIVLGSFFYGYVLTQVPGGRIAELCGGKLVYGLGIFFTAVFTILSPIAAYTDFSFFIAVRALAGLSEGVTYPAMHAMLAKWIPPLERSKFAAYVYAGSNIGTVITLPISGWLCTLEFAGGWPLCFYIFGGLGVVWFIGWLFFVYDSPQKHPRICPKEIEYITRSIGPAQEDKPAMSIPWCKFLTCVPLWAILIAQCGQAWVFYTQFTELPSYMNNILHFDIVSNARLSALPYLTAWIGGILLCIFADWLLAKGWISRLNSMKLWNTVSAFVPAFGLLGIAWAGCDRVSVMLLLSLTSAFGGAAYAGNQMNHIDLSPQFAGTMYGITNAASNICGFLAPYVVGHIINADQQTLGQWREVFYLAAAIDLGTNLFYLFFASTEEQDWSRPDNDDMTASAPVESILFPES; from the exons ATGACATCACACATAGAGGAGAGCCCTATTATAAATTCGGACATCGAACACGATGTCACTAGCAGTCGTCGCAATCTCGTTGAAGATGAGTGTG TGGAGGAGACAACAGGATGGATCAAATGTCGTACTGTGCTTGGTATCATGGGCTTCCTTGGCTTTGCAGTGGTGTACGCCATGAGAGTGAACTTGTCTGTGGCGATAGTAGCTATGGTTAATTCAACAACACCACAGACAAACTCCTCACTAGATGTGTGCCCTGCTCCCATACCAACTAATACATCTACACCAACA AGGCCTGGTGATTTTAACTGGTCAGTACAACAGCAGGGTATAGTGCTGGGTTCATTTTTCTATGGATATGTACTAACACAG GTTCCTGGTGGAAGAATAGCAGAATTATGTGGTGGGAAATTAGTTTATGGTCTAGGCATCTTCTTCACAGCTGTGTTCACAATACTCAGCCCGATAGCAGCTTATACTGACTTTTCCTTCTTCATTGCGGTCAGAGCGCTGGCAGGACTATCAGAAGGCGTCACGTATCCCGCCATGCATGCCATGCTAGCAAAATGGATCCCACCATTAGAGAGATCGAAGTTTGCTGCTTATGTCTAtgctg GATCAAATATTGGTACAGTAATAACTCTACCAATATCAGGGTGGTTATGCACATTGGAATTTGCTGGAGGGTGGCCGCTATGTTTCTACATATTTGGAGGACTCGGAGTTGTTTGGTTTATCGGATGGCTCTTCTTTGTCTATGATTCGCCGCAGAAACATCCAAGGATATGTCCTAAAgaaattgaatatattacaaGAAGTATTGGTCCTGCTcag gAAGACAAGCCAGCGATGTCGATACCTTGGTGCAAGTTCCTAACATGCGTGCCGCTGTGGGCCATCCTCATAGCGCAGTGCGGGCAGGCGTGGGTGTTCTACACACAGTTCACGGAGCTGCCTTCCTACATGAACAATATATTGCATTTTGACATTGTCTCC AATGCAAGATTGAGTGCTCTTCCATACTTGACAGCGTGGATCGGCGGAATACTGTTGTGTATATTCGCGGACTGGCTCCTCGCGAAAGGATGGATTTCGCGACTCAATAGCATGAAATTGTGGAATACAGTGT CGGCGTTCGTGCCCGCGTTCGGTCTGCTCGGCATCGCGTGGGCGGGCTGCGACCGGGTCTCCGTCATGTTGCTGCTCAGCCTCACCTCGGCCTTCGGCGGCGCCGCCTATGCCG GCAACCAGATGAACCACATCGACCTGTCGCCGCAGTTCGCGGGCACGATGTACGGCATCACCAACGCCGCGAGCAACATCTGCGGCTTCCTCGCGCCCTACGTCGTCGGACACATCATCAACGCTGACCAG CAAACTCTGGGTCAATGGCGTGAAGTTTTCTATCTGGCGGCGGCCATCGACCTCGGCACGAATCTGTTCTACTTATTCTTCGCTAGTACTGAGGAACAG GACTGGTCCCGGCCGGACAACGACGACATGACCGCGTCGGCGCCGGTGGAGAGCATCCTGTTCCCCGAGTCCTAG